A region of Stegostoma tigrinum isolate sSteTig4 chromosome 5, sSteTig4.hap1, whole genome shotgun sequence DNA encodes the following proteins:
- the LOC125451811 gene encoding pancreatic progenitor cell differentiation and proliferation factor-like protein isoform X2 — MASVPSAGCLLAARNQYYRTRLHSTSDIASSGSSRLENAMEHEKPHQGFLLALEKCLWLKNLLNWEPAHHSVNTELSTRSGHR, encoded by the exons ATGGCATCTGTTCCTTCAGCTGGCTGTTTGCTCGCAGCAAGGAATCAATATTATAGAA CCCGACTTCATTCTACGTCAGATATAGCCTCCAGTGGTTCAAGCCGTTTGGAAAATGCCATGGAGCATGAAAAACCCCATCAAG GATTTCTTCTCGCACTGGAAAAATGTTTGTGGTTAAAGAATCTTCTGAACTGGGAGCCTGCTCATCACTCCGTTAACACTGAGCTATCCACACGAAG TGGCCATCGTTGA
- the LOC125451811 gene encoding pancreatic progenitor cell differentiation and proliferation factor-like protein isoform X1, protein MASVPSAGCLLAARNQYYRTRLHSTSDIASSGSSRLENAMEHEKPHQGNKGFLLALEKCLWLKNLLNWEPAHHSVNTELSTRSGHR, encoded by the exons ATGGCATCTGTTCCTTCAGCTGGCTGTTTGCTCGCAGCAAGGAATCAATATTATAGAA CCCGACTTCATTCTACGTCAGATATAGCCTCCAGTGGTTCAAGCCGTTTGGAAAATGCCATGGAGCATGAAAAACCCCATCAAGGTAATAAAG GATTTCTTCTCGCACTGGAAAAATGTTTGTGGTTAAAGAATCTTCTGAACTGGGAGCCTGCTCATCACTCCGTTAACACTGAGCTATCCACACGAAG TGGCCATCGTTGA